The genomic region GGCCTCTTGCGGGACTTCGACGCTGCCGACCGCTTTCATCCGCTTCTTCCCTTCTTTCTGTTTCTCCAGAAGCTTTCGCTTTCGAGTGATGTCGCCACCGTAACACTTGGCCGTCACGTTCTTTTTCATGGCGCCGATCGTCTCGCGCGCGATGATCTTGTTTCCGATCGCGGCCTGAATAGCAATTTCGAACATTTGCCGCGGAATCAACTCCTTCATCTTTTCCGCCAACTGCCGCCCGCGAGGATAGGAGCGGTCCTGATGCGTGATGAAGGACAAGGCATCCACCGCTTCCCCGTTCAGAAGGATGTCCAGCTTCACCAGATCGGACTCCCGATATCCCAACAATTCGTAGTCGAGCGACGCGTAACCCTGCGTGCGAGACTTCAGCTTGTCGTAAAAATCGAGAATCACCTCGTTCAACGGTAACTCATAGCTGATCATCACCCTGGTGGGGTCCAGGAAATGGATGCTGCGCTGGATGCCTCGCCGCTCCTGGCACAATTGGAGAATGGCTCCCATGTAGCGCTCGGGCGTGATGACCGTGGCCAGGATGAACGGCTCCTCGAAGGACTGAATGCTGCTCGGCGGCGGGAGTTCGGCGGGATTGTCGACCTCCAGCACATCCCCTTTCGTGGTCGTCACGCGATACACCACGGTCGGAGCCGTCGTGATGAGCGTCAATCCGTACTCCCGCTCGAGTCGTTCCTGAATAATCTCCATGTGGAGCAATCCGAGGAAGCCGCACCGGAACCCGAAGCCCAACGCGAGGGAGGTCTCCGGTTCATACACAAACGAGGAGTCGTTCAGTCGGAGCTTCAGGAGTGCGTCCCGCAGATCTTCGTATTTCGAGGTGTCCGTCGAGTACAAGCCGCAAAACACCAGCGGCTTCACTTCTTTATAGCCGGGAAAGGGTTCGGACGTCGGTTGGATCGCGTCGGTGAGCGTGTCGCCGATCTTGACGTCGGCGAC from Nitrospira japonica harbors:
- the lepA gene encoding translation elongation factor 4 → MSLDLQSLIRNFSIIAHIDHGKSTLADRFLEATGAVTAREAKDQILDAMDLERERGITIKAHAVAIKYRARDGRTYALHLIDTPGHVDFTYEVSRSLAACEGALLLVDATQGVQAQTIANVNLAMANKLTIIPVINKIDLASADVENTKHSISEVLMLESSDALPISAKEGRGVPEVLEAIIERIPPPSGNPAAPLKALIFDSWFDNYQGVIVLTRIVDGTVRPGMKIKVMSNGRTFEVMEVGQFTPKRTKKSELLTGEVGYLSANMKEVADVKIGDTLTDAIQPTSEPFPGYKEVKPLVFCGLYSTDTSKYEDLRDALLKLRLNDSSFVYEPETSLALGFGFRCGFLGLLHMEIIQERLEREYGLTLITTAPTVVYRVTTTKGDVLEVDNPAELPPPSSIQSFEEPFILATVITPERYMGAILQLCQERRGIQRSIHFLDPTRVMISYELPLNEVILDFYDKLKSRTQGYASLDYELLGYRESDLVKLDILLNGEAVDALSFITHQDRSYPRGRQLAEKMKELIPRQMFEIAIQAAIGNKIIARETIGAMKKNVTAKCYGGDITRKRKLLEKQKEGKKRMKAVGSVEVPQEAFLAILKVGDE